In a single window of the Olivibacter sp. SDN3 genome:
- the purU gene encoding formyltetrahydrofolate deformylase, whose protein sequence is MEQTLILIQCTDAVGLVSSIAHVVADHRLNIVTMREYVEEASKRFFARIVCTGELLDVQRLTAELAGALPKGAQVKVNPPKQKRLAVLVTKEPHCLGDTLVRHFFNVLGAEICCVIGNYDNLREFTERFDVPFHYVTHEGKSKDDFERELHKTIYSYRPDFVVLAKFMRILSPIFVAHYSGKIVNIHHSFLPAFVGANPYQQAYTRGVKLIGATAHFVTDDLDEGPIIAQDIKPVNHTYTANDMRRAGKEIEKAVLNKALSLIIEDRVFITGNKTVVFD, encoded by the coding sequence ATGGAGCAGACATTAATCCTTATACAGTGCACAGATGCCGTAGGCTTGGTGTCTTCGATAGCGCATGTCGTGGCAGATCATCGGCTTAATATTGTTACCATGCGTGAGTATGTGGAAGAGGCTTCCAAGCGCTTTTTTGCGCGTATAGTCTGTACCGGTGAACTGTTGGATGTGCAAAGGCTAACGGCAGAACTGGCGGGAGCCCTGCCTAAAGGTGCACAGGTGAAGGTTAACCCTCCGAAACAGAAACGCCTAGCGGTTCTGGTTACAAAAGAACCGCACTGTTTGGGAGATACGTTGGTCCGCCACTTTTTTAATGTCTTAGGAGCTGAAATATGTTGCGTAATAGGTAATTACGATAATTTGCGTGAATTTACAGAGCGGTTTGATGTACCCTTTCATTATGTCACGCATGAAGGTAAAAGTAAAGACGATTTTGAGCGTGAACTCCATAAAACTATTTACAGCTATCGTCCGGATTTTGTGGTGTTAGCTAAGTTCATGCGTATATTGTCTCCTATCTTTGTAGCGCATTACAGTGGGAAGATTGTTAACATCCATCACTCTTTTCTACCGGCTTTTGTCGGCGCAAACCCTTACCAACAAGCATATACCAGAGGGGTGAAGCTGATCGGTGCCACGGCACATTTTGTAACTGATGATTTGGACGAAGGGCCAATTATTGCGCAAGATATAAAACCGGTAAATCATACCTATACAGCAAATGATATGAGGAGAGCAGGCAAAGAGATCGAAAAGGCCGTGCTGAACAAGGCTTTATCACTCATCATTGAAGATAGGGTGTTTATTACGGGAAATAAAACCGTGGTTTTCGATTAG
- a CDS encoding GDSL-type esterase/lipase family protein: protein MKKLITICSFFLLGTITFVFAQQKESYPFEKEIIAFKKLDAAKTPEKNGVLFIGSSSIRLWDDLEKRFSDKPIIKRGVGGCELSHFVDHYMDAIVYPYKARQIFVYAGENDIVNGKKPKEVADNFKKLWEMIREKQPDVSIFYLSIKPSSSRTDLQSKFERTNLRIKKFLRGKANGTYIDLASVVEGPDGKPNDNLFESDRLHLNSRGYDRWEVVLRQFVK from the coding sequence ATGAAAAAACTGATAACGATCTGTAGCTTTTTCTTACTGGGAACAATAACTTTCGTCTTTGCACAGCAAAAAGAAAGTTATCCCTTTGAAAAGGAAATTATCGCATTCAAAAAGCTCGACGCTGCAAAGACACCTGAAAAGAACGGGGTACTCTTTATCGGAAGCTCATCGATCAGGTTATGGGACGATCTGGAAAAACGATTTTCAGATAAACCCATCATTAAACGAGGGGTAGGAGGTTGTGAATTGTCACATTTCGTTGATCACTATATGGATGCTATCGTATACCCCTATAAGGCTAGGCAAATATTCGTGTATGCTGGAGAAAATGATATTGTTAATGGTAAAAAACCAAAAGAGGTTGCTGATAATTTCAAAAAGCTGTGGGAAATGATCCGCGAAAAGCAACCCGATGTCTCCATTTTTTACTTGTCTATAAAGCCAAGCAGCAGCCGTACTGACCTGCAAAGTAAGTTTGAAAGGACTAATCTTAGGATCAAGAAATTTCTCCGGGGTAAAGCAAACGGAACCTATATAGACCTTGCTTCGGTAGTAGAAGGCCCAGATGGCAAACCAAACGATAATTTGTTTGAATCCGATCGTCTACATCTGAACAGCAGAGGTTATGATCGTTGGGAAGTCGTTTTACGGCAGTTTGTGAAGTAA